GGATTAAAACTTGGACGGCCCTTTGCTTCAAAGATATTGGCAACGGCGTTGCCTTTCGTTGCATCTGCACCAAGTCCATAAACAGTTTCTGTTGGGAAGGAGACAAGCGCGCCGGACCGCAACGCCCTTGCGGCGAGGGCAATGTTTTCCTGATTAATCGGTAATATCATTGAATTATCTGTCATCTGGAAGAGGCTATGGGTCGTATATTGGGGCTGTACATAAAATTTCATTTTTTTGCGCGGCTCAATATGGCATAAGAGCAGCAATATAGATAAGTAAAAATATTAGAAGGACTATCCTAATGGGCGAATATAACGCACCACTGAAAGATATGCGCTTTGTTCTCAATCATGTCATTGGGCTTGATGAACTAAACAGCATGGAAGCGTTTGCACATGCTGAGAGTGATGTCGTGGATGCTGTTTTGGAAGAGGCTTCCAAACTGGCGACCAACGTCCTCTCTCCTCTGAATAAAGCCGGTGATCTGGCAGGTACTTCTGTGACAGATGGTGTTGTTAAATCTCCTGAAGGCTGGAGTGATGCCTATAAACAGTTTGCTGAAGGCGGTTGGAATGGTGTTTCTGGTCCGGAAGATTATGACGGCGGTGCAATGCCTCAGGCGGTCACGCTTGCAACTGTCGAAATGTGGAACTCCTCCAACATGGCTTTTGCCCTTTGCCCATTGCTGACACAGGGTGCGATTGAGTCTCTGATTGCCCATGGCACGGATGAGCAGAAAGAAACTTATCTGCAGAAGCTGGTCACGGGTGAGTGGACAGCTACAATGAACCTGACAGAAAGCCATGCAGGTTCTGATGTGGGCGCACTTCGTACAAAAGCTGAGCCTGCTGACGATGGGTCCTGGAGAATTAAAGGTCAGAAGATTTTCATCACCTATGGTGAACATGAAATGGCTGACAATATTATTCACCTTGTACTGGCTCGCACTCCAGGTTCGCCAGCGGGTACAAAAGGCATTTCCCTTTTCATCGTACCGAAATTCCTTGTGAACGAAGATGGATCTTTAGGCGCGCGTAACGACTTGAAATGCGTATCTGTTGAAGAGAAAATTGGTATTCACGCCAGCCCAACCTGTGTCATGTCCTATGGCGATAACGATGAGTGCGTAGGTTACCTGATCGGCGGTGAAAACAAAGGTATGGCCTGCATGTTCACAATGATGAACAATGCCCGCCTGAATGTTGGCCTGCAAGGTTTGGCAATTGCTGAACGGGCGTATCAGCAGTCTGTAGAATACGCGCTGGATCGTAAACAGGGCCGGGCGATCGGTGCTGAAAAAGGTGAAAGCTCTTCAATTGTTAAGCACGCGGATGTTCGCCGCAACCTGATGAGCATGCGTTCGCAGATCGAAGCAATGCGCTGCCTTGTATATCTGAACGGTGCTGCACTTGATAAAGGGCACAACCATCCTGACGAAGACGTCCGCAAAGAAGCAATGGGCCTTGCGGAACTTTTGACACCACTATCAAAAGCATGGTGTACAGATCTGGGTGTTGAGCTGTCATCAACTGCTGTCCAAATCCACGGCGGTATGGGCTTTATCGAAGAAACCGGTGTTGGTCAATATTACCGCGATGCCCGTATTCTTCCTATTTATGAAGGTACAAACGGCATTCAGGCGCTGGATCTGATCGGCCGTAAACTTTCCATGCAAGGCGGTGAGCCTGTTCGCAAACTAATGACGGAAATGGAAGAACTGTCCCATCAGATGAACAGCAGTGATGATGAAGACCTGCAGGGCATTTCCCGTCATCTTGGTGTGGCTGTGACTGCGCTTAAAGACGCAACGGACTGGATGTACACAAATGCACCAAATGATCCAAACTCCGCCCCAGCAGGTGCAACGCCTTACCTGCGTATGTTCGCGACAACTGTCGGCGGATATCTGATGGCGAAATCAGCTGTGAAAGCGAAAGAATTACTTGGCGCTGCGGATGCTGATACGAAATTCCTGAACAGCAAAGTGACGACAGCCCGCTACTTCGCGGCACAAATCCTGCCGCAGGTGGCTGCATTGCTTGGCCCTGTTACAGAAGGCCCTGAATTGCTGTTTGCAATCGACGAGGATGACCTTGTTGCGTAACACAGCTTATCAACAAAGTTGACGTGCACGTTAACTGCGCTAATATTGATATATTAGATTTTGTGGCGGCTTTGGCCGCCACATTTTTTGCGTGGAAGCATAATGAATAATAAAAAAGAACTGACTTACCCCCTCGGCACGCGCCCTGAACCTGGTGATGTTATCGAAGTCTCCGAAGGTGTTTTATGGACAAGAATACCTATTCCTTTCGCAGGGCTTGATTTTATCAACGTCTATTTACTGGAAGGAAAGGATGGTTGGACAATTATCGATTCCGGTGTAAACACCAGTAAAGTCCGCGCCATCTGGGAAAGTGTTTTTGAAAAACATCTGAAGGGTAAACCTGTTACCCAGATGATTTGCACCCATTTCCATCCTGATCATGTAGGCGCAGCCACATGGATCACTGAAAAATGGGGCATTGATCTGACCATGAGTATGGGGGAATGGTCATTTGGCCGGATGCTTTTCCTGGAAGCGCAGCCGGAAGTTCCAGAGTCCGTGATCGCTTTTTATCGGAAGGTCGGACTGCCGGAGAAGATGATCGATGCCATGCGTGAACGTGGTTACGACAATATCCGCAAAATCATTCACGGGTACGGAAACAGTATTATACGCCTTGACGAAGGGCAGGTACTGGAAATTGGTGACAATAAATGGGAAGTGATTGTCGGGCAAGGACACTCGCCGGAACATGTATGTCTTTACTGTGAAGAAAAAGGTCTTCTGATTTCAGGGGATCAGGTTCTTCCTAAGATCAGCCCACATATCGGGGTCTACCCAACTGAACCACTGGCAAATCCACTTGGGAAGTTTTTGGGATCCATTGATAAGTTCCGCCATCTACCTGAAGATACGTTGGTGCTGCCTTCACATAATGATGTATTTGTCGGCTTGCATAACCAGCTGGATTACTATGAA
This portion of the Sneathiella sp. P13V-1 genome encodes:
- a CDS encoding acyl-CoA dehydrogenase, producing MGEYNAPLKDMRFVLNHVIGLDELNSMEAFAHAESDVVDAVLEEASKLATNVLSPLNKAGDLAGTSVTDGVVKSPEGWSDAYKQFAEGGWNGVSGPEDYDGGAMPQAVTLATVEMWNSSNMAFALCPLLTQGAIESLIAHGTDEQKETYLQKLVTGEWTATMNLTESHAGSDVGALRTKAEPADDGSWRIKGQKIFITYGEHEMADNIIHLVLARTPGSPAGTKGISLFIVPKFLVNEDGSLGARNDLKCVSVEEKIGIHASPTCVMSYGDNDECVGYLIGGENKGMACMFTMMNNARLNVGLQGLAIAERAYQQSVEYALDRKQGRAIGAEKGESSSIVKHADVRRNLMSMRSQIEAMRCLVYLNGAALDKGHNHPDEDVRKEAMGLAELLTPLSKAWCTDLGVELSSTAVQIHGGMGFIEETGVGQYYRDARILPIYEGTNGIQALDLIGRKLSMQGGEPVRKLMTEMEELSHQMNSSDDEDLQGISRHLGVAVTALKDATDWMYTNAPNDPNSAPAGATPYLRMFATTVGGYLMAKSAVKAKELLGAADADTKFLNSKVTTARYFAAQILPQVAALLGPVTEGPELLFAIDEDDLVA
- a CDS encoding MBL fold metallo-hydrolase, which translates into the protein MNNKKELTYPLGTRPEPGDVIEVSEGVLWTRIPIPFAGLDFINVYLLEGKDGWTIIDSGVNTSKVRAIWESVFEKHLKGKPVTQMICTHFHPDHVGAATWITEKWGIDLTMSMGEWSFGRMLFLEAQPEVPESVIAFYRKVGLPEKMIDAMRERGYDNIRKIIHGYGNSIIRLDEGQVLEIGDNKWEVIVGQGHSPEHVCLYCEEKGLLISGDQVLPKISPHIGVYPTEPLANPLGKFLGSIDKFRHLPEDTLVLPSHNDVFVGLHNQLDYYESHHIKRLEQLKLACSSPKTVQDILPVLFERKLDENNMGLAMAEALAHCHYLVGTGELNRLVGDDGVWRFQMQKNVQTAVA